TGAGATTGCTGTGGATGCGATTCTGTCTCATGAGCCTTTCCGGTCACGTGCCGATGAGTTCAACTTTGTGGCAGTAGGCGTGCCGTCGTCTGACAGCGGAGTAAGTGTGCCCAGACTTGGGGAGTGGAAATCGACTGCCGCAGGTTCGAATTTCAGCACATTCTATTCTGACCGCTATCTTACTACCCGTAATGTGAAACGTGTGCATGATTGCCTGATAAACGTGCCTTACGAACATATCATTATTCTTGCCAACACCACTGAGTACGGTGGCGGCGGGATATACAATTTCTATACGCTGACAACAGCTGGACATGCAAGTTTCCGCCCGGTTGTTGTACACGAGTTCGGACACAGTTTCGGAGGGCTTGCCGATGAGTATTTCTATTCCTATGATGATCCGGCAGCGGGGTTGTACCATAAAGGGGTAGAGCCTTGGGAACAGAATATCACCACTCTTACTGATTTCGATTCAAAATGGAAGGATATGCTTCCTCCAGGCGTCAGGATACCGACATCTCCGGCGGAGTCATCCAGCTATCCTGTAGGTGTATATGAGGGTGGGGGATACCAGTCGCGCGGAGTTTTCCGTCCGGCTAACGATTGCCGTATGCGCACCAACACATCCCCGGCATTCTGCCCGGTCTGCATCCGTGCCATCGACCGCCTTATAGACTTTTATGTCAAATGACTATCTGATTAGAGTATCGGGCTGAGCAGACGGCAGAGAGACTCTCTTCCTTTTCGCATTGAAGGTCTGCGGTTCCATTCGTTCAGCTTTATCTGGGAGCAGTCCTCCATGTCTTTCTTGTAAAGATCGGCGATTGCATTGTTCACATCACGGGAATACATTACGATATTCTCTTCAAAGTTGTGCTCGAAACTCCGGTAGTCGAAATTGGTGGAGCCGAGTGTCACAAAATCGTCATCAACAAGCAGGAGCTTGCCGTGAAGCATACCGGCTTCATAGAAATATATCTTTATTCCCGCAAGAAGGCTCTCTTCCACGTAACTTCCTGATGCATGGGTCAGGACTGCTGAATCGGATTTTCTTGGGAGCATCAGCCTGACATCTACTCCGGAAAGCGCAGCACATTGCAGGGCTGTGAGGAGTCCTTCGCTCGGAAGGAAATAAGGAGTCTGGATAAAGATTCGTTTCTTTGCGCCGGATATTGCCTTGATGAAGAGCATATGGGTGTTCCCCCATCGGTTGGTGGGCCCTGAGGCTACGATCTGCACCATCACATCCTTGATGGTGTCTCTATGGTCAGTGTCGCAATCGCATTCAGCCACTTCATCGGTAAGCAGTTCATGCCCCATGAATTTCCAGTCTATGGCAAAGTTGTGTTGCAATGCTACAACTCCGGGACCGGTGATTCGTGCGGCCATGTCGCGCCATCGTCCGAACATGCCACCGTCGACATATCTCTGCGCCACGTTTATTCCGCCTATGTACCCGATTCTGCCGTCTATTATGACAGCTTTGCGATGGTTGCGCCAATTGAGCCTGCCAAGTTTCTCCGGGAATTGTATGCGGAAGAATGAGTGGACTTCAATGCCATTTGACCTTAAACGGTTGAAGAGTTGAGCTGTCTGAGATCCGAATGATCCTACATAATCGTATATGATGCGGATTCTGATCCCGGCGCGTGCACGTTCAATGAGTATGTCGGCGAGTTTCTGTCCGAGATTGTCGTTGGAAATGATATAGAATTGTAGGTTGATGTATTTTTTTGCTGAAGAGATGTCGGAAAACATTGTATTGAACATCTCTCCTCCGTCATTGAATATCCTTACACTGTTGGACGGATAGACCATCGCTTCGGCTACGGAGTATCCGAGCATCGCGCGCTGACGGTTGTCAGGTGAGAGTTCCTTGCTTAGTTTCGGTAGCGGACGGTGTGAGTCGGAGTTGAGCAGCTTGCGGCGGTTGCGTCGTGAAATCATTTTTACGTTACGCATGCTGCGTCCGAATACAAAATACAGGATGGTCCCTCCAATGGGAAACAACAGTAGAGCCATTACCCACCCCAAGGCCTTGAGAGGATTGCGGTTTTCGCTCAGCACTGCTACAATCAATGTGGTGATCATGAGAGCATAGGCCGCCACCAATGTCCACAGCAATATGCTGCCATAAGCGAAAAGCAGAGGAAAATGACAGTATTGGGTCATAAAAATTGGATTACAATCGCAAATATCGCAAAAAAATCTCTAACTTTGGAGAAATTTTGAAATAATTTAGCTGTTAAGATGAGAAACGGTTTTCTTCGAGTTGCCGCATGTGCTCCTCATGTAAAAGTGGCTGACGTGGACTACAATATAAGCCGTATAATCGAGAAACTCGATGGCTTGGTCAAGCAGAAGACAGAGCTTGCAGTATTTCCCGAGATGTCACTCACAGGCTATACCTGTGCCGACTTGTTTCATAATTTCATGCTTATTGATGCCGCGGCGGCGGCATTGGCGCGTCTTGTCGACTACTCCAGAGAAGTAAGGGTGAT
The nucleotide sequence above comes from Duncaniella freteri. Encoded proteins:
- a CDS encoding M64 family metallopeptidase, which codes for MKKTIIIVAIINCIAISSFAQEFGKHFADSTLRLDYIFGGKVSCDGKPECQVLLDGLVRTPGWSGRRNNLVSMPLAGNGRVTVRDKESGDTIYVTTFSTLFQEWLAMPESREVARSFENSFLVPMPRRLATIDVELYDSNRKKVVEMSHNVNPSDILIVDRSNVNPNPNRYIHRSTHPERAIDVAILSEGYSATEMDSFYKAAEIAVDAILSHEPFRSRADEFNFVAVGVPSSDSGVSVPRLGEWKSTAAGSNFSTFYSDRYLTTRNVKRVHDCLINVPYEHIIILANTTEYGGGGIYNFYTLTTAGHASFRPVVVHEFGHSFGGLADEYFYSYDDPAAGLYHKGVEPWEQNITTLTDFDSKWKDMLPPGVRIPTSPAESSSYPVGVYEGGGYQSRGVFRPANDCRMRTNTSPAFCPVCIRAIDRLIDFYVK
- the cls gene encoding cardiolipin synthase, yielding MTQYCHFPLLFAYGSILLWTLVAAYALMITTLIVAVLSENRNPLKALGWVMALLLFPIGGTILYFVFGRSMRNVKMISRRNRRKLLNSDSHRPLPKLSKELSPDNRQRAMLGYSVAEAMVYPSNSVRIFNDGGEMFNTMFSDISSAKKYINLQFYIISNDNLGQKLADILIERARAGIRIRIIYDYVGSFGSQTAQLFNRLRSNGIEVHSFFRIQFPEKLGRLNWRNHRKAVIIDGRIGYIGGINVAQRYVDGGMFGRWRDMAARITGPGVVALQHNFAIDWKFMGHELLTDEVAECDCDTDHRDTIKDVMVQIVASGPTNRWGNTHMLFIKAISGAKKRIFIQTPYFLPSEGLLTALQCAALSGVDVRLMLPRKSDSAVLTHASGSYVEESLLAGIKIYFYEAGMLHGKLLLVDDDFVTLGSTNFDYRSFEHNFEENIVMYSRDVNNAIADLYKKDMEDCSQIKLNEWNRRPSMRKGRESLCRLLSPIL